A segment of the Flavobacterium azooxidireducens genome:
AGATTAGTTAAGTAATAATTTTTAGTTTGTAAAAACAGTAGTAAATTTAATTTGCTACTGTTTTTTTTATCTAAAAGTAATTGGTTGAAAATACTATCATCAAAAGAATATTTTCTTCAAAAGTCTATATTTAAAGAATTTAAAAATTTACCGATTTGAGTTAGTTGTAACAAATTTTATTAAAAAATTTAAAACCTTATTTCAATCGCACATACACATGTTTAATTCCTTTTTTATCTGATTCACGTTCATGGATTTCTAACAAATGCGTAAGCGATTTCATTAAAGGAGTTAGTTTAGGAAAGCCAAAATTACGAGGATCAAATTCGGGTTTTTTCTTCACAATCAAATTGCCCACATCACCCAAAAATGCCCAACCGTCATCATCTGCAATGTCTTCTATGCTTGATTCTATGATATCAATTGTGTCTACATCAATTTTGGTGAATATTTTTTCTTCTTTCCTTTTGTCAGACGAAGTAGCAGTAGTTTTCTTCTTTTTGGCACCTTCTAATACTTCAATAAAGATAAATCGGTCACAAGCACTAATAAAAGGTTTAGGAGTTTTTTGTTCGCCAATTCCAATCACTTTCATACCTGATTCTCGCAAACGAATAGCTAATCTCGTAAAATCACTATCACTCGAAACAATGCAAAAACCATCTAATTTTCCAGAATACAATAAATCCATCGCATCAATAATTAAAGCAGAATCCGAAGAATTTTTTCCGGTTGTATAACCATATTGCTGAATAGGAGTGATGGCATTTTCCAGTAAAACTGCTTTCCACCCGTTTGCATTTGGTCGAGTCCAATCGGCATAAATTCGCTTTGTTGTAGGCGTACCATATTTTGCAATTTCTTCCATCATACCTTTCACATTGCTAAACGGAACATTATCGGCATCAATTAAAACCGCTAATTTTAAATCGTTATCGTCGTGTTTACTCATATCAATCAAATTTATCAATCAAATATACAGATATTAACACATTCTCATTACACTTTTTTTAAATTAAATAAGAGTTCGTATAAAACCAAAATCATTCTACAAAAAATATTATGAAAGTAGTTTTGAAATCCTTATTTTTGCCACGTTTTTTAACACACAAAAAGTCATGGTAAAAGATTTATTCGAAAGAATTCAGAACAATAAAGGTCCGCTAGGAAAATGGGCATCTCAAGCAGAAGGTTACTTTGTTTTTCCTAAATTAGAAGGAGAACTTGGACCAAGAATGCAATTTCAAGGTAAGAATATTTTAAATTGGAGTTTGAACGATTATTTAGGATTGGCAAATCATCCGGAAGTTCGTCAAGCCGATATTGATGCTGCAAAGCAATATGGTGCTGCTTATCCAATGGGAGCTAGAATGATGAGTGGTCACACAGATGCTCACGAACAACTAGAAAATGAATTGGCTGCTTTTGTAATGAAAGAATCAGCTTATTTATTGAATTTTGGTTACCAAGGAATCATGTCAACAATTGATGCATTGGTTACAAAAAATGATATCATCGTTTATGATGTTGATGCTCACGCTTGCATTATTGATGGTGTTCGTTTACATATGGGAAAACGTTTTACCTATCGTCATAACGACCTAGAAAGCATGGAGAAAAACCTTCAACGTGCCACCAAAATGGCTGAAGAAACAGGTGGTGGAATTCTTTTTATTACCGAAGGTGTTTTTGGAATGCGTGGTCAACAAGGAAAATTGAAAGAAATTGTTGCAATGAAAGAAAAATACAATTTCCGTTTGTTAGTTGATGATGCTCATGGCTTTGGAACATTAGGAAAAACAGGAGCAGGAGCAGGTGAGGAGCAAGGCTGTCAAGACGGAATTGATGTTTATTTTTCAACTTTTGCAAAATCAATGGCTAGCATTGGAGCATTTATTGCTGCAGATAAAGATATTATTGATTACTTAAAATATAATTTACGTTCGCAAATGTTTGCAAAAGCTTTACCAATGATTCAAACTGTTGGAGCA
Coding sequences within it:
- a CDS encoding NYN domain-containing protein; the protein is MSKHDDNDLKLAVLIDADNVPFSNVKGMMEEIAKYGTPTTKRIYADWTRPNANGWKAVLLENAITPIQQYGYTTGKNSSDSALIIDAMDLLYSGKLDGFCIVSSDSDFTRLAIRLRESGMKVIGIGEQKTPKPFISACDRFIFIEVLEGAKKKKTTATSSDKRKEEKIFTKIDVDTIDIIESSIEDIADDDGWAFLGDVGNLIVKKKPEFDPRNFGFPKLTPLMKSLTHLLEIHERESDKKGIKHVYVRLK
- a CDS encoding aminotransferase class I/II-fold pyridoxal phosphate-dependent enzyme — translated: MVKDLFERIQNNKGPLGKWASQAEGYFVFPKLEGELGPRMQFQGKNILNWSLNDYLGLANHPEVRQADIDAAKQYGAAYPMGARMMSGHTDAHEQLENELAAFVMKESAYLLNFGYQGIMSTIDALVTKNDIIVYDVDAHACIIDGVRLHMGKRFTYRHNDLESMEKNLQRATKMAEETGGGILFITEGVFGMRGQQGKLKEIVAMKEKYNFRLLVDDAHGFGTLGKTGAGAGEEQGCQDGIDVYFSTFAKSMASIGAFIAADKDIIDYLKYNLRSQMFAKALPMIQTVGALKRLELLRNHPELKDKLWENVNALQSGLRERNFNIGDTNTCVTPVYLEGSVPEAMVMVNDLRENYGIFLSIVIYPVIPKGIILLRMIPTSSHTLSDIDETLTAFEAIREKLVNGTYKKIADATTVDVS